One stretch of Manis pentadactyla isolate mManPen7 chromosome 10, mManPen7.hap1, whole genome shotgun sequence DNA includes these proteins:
- the CSRNP2 gene encoding cysteine/serine-rich nuclear protein 2, which produces MDAFTGSGLKRKFDDVDVGSSVPNSDDEISSSDSADSCDSLNPPTMASFAPTSILKRQKQLRRKNVRFDQVTVYYFARRQGFTSVPSQGGSSLGMAQRHNSVRSYTLCEFAQEQEVNHREILREHLKEEKLHAKKMKLTKNGTVESVEADGLTLDDVSDEDIDVENVEVDDYFFLQPLPTKRRRALLRASGVHRIDAEEKQELRAIRLSREECGCDCRLYCDPEACACSQAGIKCQVDRMSFPCGCSRDGCGNMAGRIEFNPIRVRTHYLHTIMKLELESKRQVSRPPAPDEEPSPTASCSLPGAQGSETQDFQEFIAENETAVMHLQSAEELERLKAEEDSSGSSASLDSSIESLGVCILEEPLAVPEDLCPGLTAPILIQAQLPPGSSVLCFAENSDHPTASAVNSPSYLNSGPLVYYQVEQRPVLGVKGEPSTEEGPPTFPKEKELNVFSLPVTSLVACSPADPAALCKSEVGKTATLEALVPEDYNPEEPANEDLRPSWSPSSLPFRTDNEEGCRVEETSQQSEDRPPEESPLELPLAV; this is translated from the exons ATGGATGCATTCACGGGCTCGGGTCTCAAGAGGAAGTTTGACGATGTGGATGTGGGCTCATCAGTTCCCAACTCAGACGATGAGATCTCCAGTAGTGACAGTGCTGACAGCTGCGACAGCCTCAACCCTCCTACAATGGCCAGCTTCGCAC CTACATCCATCCTGAAGCGGCAGAAGCAGCTGCGGAGGAAGAATGTGCGCTTCGACCAGGTGACTGTGTACTACTTTGCCCGGCGCCAGGGTTTCACCAGTGTGCCCAGCCAGGGTGGCAGCTCTCTGGGCATGGCCCAGCGCCATAACTCTGTACGCAGCTACACGCTCTGTGAGTTTGCTCAGGAGCAAGAGGTGAACCACCGGGAGATTCTTCGTGAGCACCTGAAGGAGGAGAAGCTCCATGCCAAGAAGATGAAG CTGACCAAGAATGGGACAGTGGAGTCGGTGGAGGCTGATGGCCTGACACTGGATGATGTTTCAGATGAAGATATTGATGTAGAAAACGTGGAGGTGGACGATTACTTCTTCCTGCAGCCTCTGCCCACCAAACGGCGACGGGCCCTGTTGAGGGCTTCTGGGGTCCACCGCATTGATGCTGAAGAGAAGCAAGAACTTCGAGCCATCCGCCTGTCACGGGAAGAGTGTGGTTGTGACTGTCGGCTGTACTGTGACCCAGAAGCATGTGCCTGTAGCCAGGCTGGGATTAAATGCCAG GTGGATCGCATGTCCTTCCCATGCGGCTGCTCCCGGGATGGCTGTGGGAACATGGCTGGACGCATTGAATTTAATCCAATCCGGGTCCGGACTCATTACCTCCACACCATCATGAAGCTGGAGCTGGAGAGCAAGCGGCAAGTGAGCCGCCCACCAGCCCCAGATGAGGAGCCCTCGCCCACTGCCAGTTGCAGCCTGCCAGGAGCCCAGGGCTCTGAGACACAGGACTTCCAGGAGTTCATTGCTGAGAACGAGACAGCAGTGATGCACCTGCAGAGTGCAGAGGAGCTGGAGCGGCTCAAGGCGGAGGAAGACTCCAGCGGCTCCAGCGCCAGCCTGGACTCCAGCATAGAGAGCCTGGGTGTGTGCATCCTGGAGGAGCCGCTGGCCGTTCCTGAAGACCTGTGCCCAGGCCTTACAGCCCCCATTCTCATCCAGGCCCAGCTGCCCCCAGGCTCCTCCGTGCTCTGTTTTGCCGAGAACTCGGACCACCCAACTGCCTCAGCAGTGAACAGCCCATCCTACTTGAACAGTGGGCCCCTGGTCTATTATCAGGTGGAGCAGAGACCAGTCCTCGGGGTGAAAGGAGAGCCTAGCACAGAAGAaggcccacccaccttccccaaggAGAAGGAGCTGAAtgtcttctctctccctgttACCTCACTGGTGGCTTGCAGCCCCGCAGACCCAGCTGCCCTCTGTAAATCAGAGGTGGGGAAAACAGCCACTCTAGAAGCGCTAGTGCCCGAAGACTATAACCCTGAGGAGCCTGCGAATGAAGACTTACGCCCCTCTTGGTCCCCCTCGAGCCTCCCCTTCCGCACGGACAATGAAGAGGGCTGTAGGGTGGAGGAGACCTCACAGCAGAGTGAGGACCGGCCCCCTGAAGAGTCTCCCCTGGAGCTCCCGCTGGCAGTGTGA